A single genomic interval of Caretta caretta isolate rCarCar2 chromosome 23, rCarCar1.hap1, whole genome shotgun sequence harbors:
- the PAF1 gene encoding RNA polymerase II-associated factor 1 homolog — MAPTIQTQAQREEPGHRPNAHRTLPERSGVVCRVKYCNSLPDIPFDPKFITYPFDQNRFVQYKATSLEKQHKHDLLTEPDLGVTIDLINPDTYRIDPNVLLDPADEKLLEEEIQAPTSSKRSQQHAKVVPWMRKTEYISTEFNRYGVSNEKPEVKIGVSVKQQFTEEEIYKDRDSQIAAIEKTFEDAQKSISQHYSKPRVTPMEVMPVFPDFKMWINPCAQVIFDSDPAPKDTSGAAALEMMSQAMIRGMMDEEGNQFVAYFLPVEDTLRKRKRDQEEEMDYAPEDVYDYKIAREYNWNVKNKASKGYEENYFFIFREGDGVYYNELETRVRLSKRRAKAGAPSGTNAMLVVKHRDMNEKELEAQEARKAQLENHEPEEEEEEEMDKEAQGSDEEPEKGSESEPEASEEEEEEEEEEGRSGSESEREASGHSASEGSPEASEEDERAARDKEEIFGSDDEDSEGEGGGGRRSPGEEESGSDGGGRRPFLSGSEGSNAEEEEEEERSGSGSEAASDSSEEGSDSD, encoded by the exons GCCCAACGCTCACCGGACCCTGCCTGAGAG ATCGGGCGTGGTGTGTCGGGTGAAATACTGCAACAGTCTCCCGGATATTCCCTTCGACCCCAAATTCATCACATATCCCTTTGACCAGAACAG GTTTGTGCAGTACAAAGCCACCTCTCTGGAGAAACAGCACAAACACGACCTCCTCACTGAGCCGGACCTGGGCGTGACCATCGACCTCATCAACCCTGACACGTATCGCATCGACCCCAATG tTCTCCTGGATCCGGCCGACGAAAAGCTGCTGGAGGAGGAAATCCAGGCTCCCACCAGCTCGAAGAG ATCCCAGCAGCATGCCAAAGTGGTACCATGGATGAGGAAGACAGAATACATCTCCACCGAATTCAACCGCTATGGCGTGTCCAACGAGAAGCCGGAGGTCAA GATCGGCGTGTCTGTCAAGCAGCAGTTCACAGAGGAGGAGATCTACAAGGACCGGGACAGCCAGATCGCTGCCATCGAGAAGACCTTCGAGGATGCCCAGAAATCA ATTTCCCAGCATTACAGCAAACCTCGCGTCACCCCCATGGAGGTGATGCCCGTGTTCCCAGACTTCAAG ATGTGGATCAACCCCTGCGCCCAGGTCATCTTCGACTCGGACCCAGCCCCCAAGGACACCAGTGGGGCCGCGGCCCTCGAGATGATGTCTCAGGCGATGATCAG GGGGATGATGGACGAAGAGGGGAACCAGTTTGTGGCCTATTTCCTGCCCGTGGAGGACACCCTGCGGAAACGCAAGCGGgaccaggaggaggagatggactATGCACCCGAAGATGT gTACGACTACAAGATCGCCCGGGAGTACAACTGGAACGTGAAGAACAAAGCCAGCAAGGGCTACGAGGAGAATTACTTCTTCATCTTCCGCGAGGGTGACGGCGTCTACTACAACGAGCTGGAGACCCG GGTGCGGCTCAGCAAGCGCAGGGCCAAGGCGGGCGCGCCGTCGGGCACCAACGCCATGTTGGTGGTGAAGCACCGGGACATGAACGAGAAGGAACTGGAGGCTCAG GAGGCTCGCAAGGCGCAGCTGGAGAATCACGagccagaggaggaagaggaggaggagatggacaaGGAGGCCCAGGGCTCAG ACGAGGAGCCGGAGAAGGGCAGCGAGAGCGAGCCGGAGgccagcgaggaggaggaggaagaggaggaggaagaaggacgCTCGGGCAGCGAGAGCGAGCGGGAGGCCAGCGGGCACAGTGCCAGCGAGGGCTCGCCGGAGGCCAGCGAGGAGGACGAGCGGGCGGCCCGCGACAAGGAGGAGATCTTCGGCAGCGACGACGAGGACTCGGAGGGCGAGGGGGGCGGCGGGCGGCGCAGCCCCGGGGAGGAGGAGAGCGGCAGCGATGGGGGTGGCCGGCGCCCCTTCCTCAGCGGCAGCGAGGGCTCCAAcgccgaggaggaggaggaggaagagcgcAGCGGGAGCGGCAGCGAGGCTGCCTCGGACTCGAGCGAGGAGGGGAGCGACAGCGACTGA